A window of Auraticoccus monumenti contains these coding sequences:
- a CDS encoding ABC transporter transmembrane domain-containing protein: MPLFPPRVTAYTEGSTEVPDTRSPARFLLWLIGYQKGLFLALVAVGVFWFLPGAVGPYLLGRAVDTGVSTGDWAEVVRWSALLLLTILGGVAAGIIGHTLEVGSWLITLYGTVQRVTRKSVQMGHVLPRRTPTGEVLSVSASDSDTFGATLVVGARAVSGLIAFGVVAALVLSTSVPLGVVVLVAAPLLVLAAAPLLRPLHRTQAVERSRVSELTSMATDIVAGLRILRGIGGEATFGRNYAVKSQETRRAAVRAGAWQAAVDALGVLLSGLFLVMLTWLGTRELIAGRLTIGELISFFGYAVFVVLPIQIFFEAVRAWVQGLVSARKAIAVLGLRPPWQPPETPRAIPADAVLEDERSGLVLDNGRLTVVVSGLPDDSAALADRLGRYLPDTGTPASIEVDDSLKGAARRRAKTDVAERLATRAREDEERARARWGVTLGGIDLSELDLAGLRSHVLVSDTAGMVFAGTLQQALDPHGRATREQAETVMVAASADDVYEALPGGWQGVLDERGRGLSGGQRQRLVLARALLVDPPVLVLVEPTSAVDAHTEARIAERVARLRRGRTTLVMTVSPLWLHHADEVVWLDEGRVAARGSHTELLSEPGYRRVVARGMEAVDA, translated from the coding sequence ATGCCACTCTTCCCACCGCGCGTCACCGCCTACACCGAGGGCTCCACCGAGGTGCCGGACACGCGCAGCCCGGCACGGTTCCTGCTCTGGCTGATCGGCTACCAGAAGGGCCTCTTCCTGGCCCTGGTGGCCGTGGGCGTCTTCTGGTTCCTCCCCGGCGCGGTCGGGCCCTACCTGCTGGGCCGGGCGGTCGACACCGGCGTCTCCACCGGCGACTGGGCCGAGGTGGTGCGGTGGAGCGCCCTGCTGCTGCTGACCATCCTGGGCGGGGTGGCCGCCGGCATCATCGGTCACACCCTGGAGGTGGGGTCCTGGCTGATCACCCTCTACGGCACGGTGCAGCGGGTCACCCGCAAGAGCGTGCAGATGGGTCACGTGCTCCCGCGCCGCACCCCGACCGGTGAGGTGCTCAGCGTCTCGGCCAGCGACTCCGACACCTTCGGGGCCACCCTCGTCGTCGGTGCCCGGGCGGTCTCGGGTCTGATCGCCTTCGGCGTGGTGGCCGCGCTGGTGCTCAGCACCTCGGTGCCGCTGGGCGTCGTCGTGCTGGTGGCCGCGCCCCTGCTCGTCCTCGCCGCGGCCCCGCTGCTGCGCCCCCTGCACCGCACGCAGGCGGTGGAGCGCAGCCGGGTCTCGGAGCTGACGTCGATGGCCACCGACATCGTGGCCGGGCTGCGGATCCTGCGGGGCATCGGCGGGGAGGCCACCTTCGGGCGCAACTACGCGGTGAAGTCCCAGGAGACCCGCCGCGCCGCGGTCCGGGCCGGGGCCTGGCAGGCCGCGGTGGACGCCCTGGGCGTGCTGCTCTCCGGGCTCTTCCTGGTGATGCTGACCTGGCTGGGGACCCGGGAGCTGATCGCCGGCCGGCTGACCATCGGCGAGCTGATCTCCTTCTTCGGCTACGCCGTCTTCGTGGTGCTGCCGATCCAGATCTTCTTCGAGGCGGTGCGCGCCTGGGTGCAGGGCCTCGTCTCGGCGCGCAAGGCCATCGCCGTGCTCGGGCTCCGCCCGCCGTGGCAGCCCCCGGAGACGCCGCGAGCCATCCCCGCCGACGCGGTGCTCGAGGACGAGCGCTCCGGGCTGGTGCTGGACAACGGCCGGCTGACGGTCGTGGTCAGCGGTCTGCCTGACGACTCCGCGGCCCTGGCCGACCGGCTCGGCCGCTACCTGCCCGACACCGGCACCCCGGCCAGCATCGAGGTCGACGACAGCCTCAAGGGCGCGGCCCGGCGCCGGGCCAAGACCGACGTGGCCGAGCGGCTGGCCACCCGGGCCCGTGAGGACGAGGAGCGCGCCCGGGCCCGCTGGGGCGTCACCCTGGGCGGGATCGACCTGTCCGAGCTCGACCTCGCCGGGCTCCGCTCCCACGTCCTGGTCAGCGACACCGCCGGCATGGTGTTCGCCGGCACGCTCCAGCAGGCCCTGGACCCGCACGGGCGGGCCACCCGCGAGCAGGCTGAGACCGTCATGGTCGCGGCCTCCGCCGACGACGTCTACGAGGCCCTGCCCGGCGGCTGGCAGGGCGTGCTGGACGAGCGCGGGCGCGGCCTCTCCGGCGGGCAGCGCCAGCGGCTGGTGCTGGCCCGCGCCCTGCTGGTCGACCCGCCGGTGCTGGTGCTGGTCGAGCCCACCTCCGCGGTGGACGCCCACACCGAGGCCCGCATCGCCGAGCGCGTGGCGCGGCTGCGTCGCGGGCGGACGACGCTGGTCATGACGGTCTCGCCGCTGTGGCTGCACCACGCCGACGAGGTGGTCTGGCTGGACGAGGGCCGCGTGGCGGCACGGGGGTCGCACACCGAGCTGCTGTCCGAGCCCGGTTACCGCCGGGTGGTCGCACGGGGGATGGAGGCCGTCGATGCCTGA
- a CDS encoding ABC transporter ATP-binding protein, translating into MPESTILASEPEWLQHSARSWREGATAEPRVPVGLEVPRGVGAGERMRAWRGRHRLRAARAEAYFLSSRAPERGLPVAPASAVTGFLGELLGHRRTKVALLLLANIAAAVTGLVVPRILGSLVDRAAGGDTVLAGLNALAIAVASVVVLQSLLTFGARFSSAVVGQDVLASARESVVRTVLALPLGRVESASSGDLVTRVTRDVSAMSNSVQHALPQAVIAGATSVLTIVALLLNSPLLAVPSLIALVLVSVPVRRYLRHAPKGYITEGGTYSTINTTFTETVEGARTIEALGLQRHRISAGDDDVAESSQAERYTMSLRNLMFGWIDLAYNTPLVAVVLVGTYGYQQGWVSLGEITTATLYVQALVEPVDRLIANVDRLQVGIASTTRLLGIRQVPQDREPGDARPDGVDLLARDLRFAYREGHDVLHGVDLRLRPRERLAVVGPSGSGKSTLGRLLAGINRPRTGSVTVGEVELTELPLDVLRTEVALVTQEHHVFVGTVRDNIVLAREDSADDVVVRALQAVDAWEWVERLENGLDTMLGSGHTSLTPAQAQQIALARLVVADPHTLVLDEATSLIDPRTARDVEGSMSGLLANRSVVAIAHRLHTAHDADRIAVVIDGQIVELGSHDELVAHDGEYAALWRAWTS; encoded by the coding sequence ATGCCTGAGTCGACGATCCTGGCCAGCGAGCCGGAGTGGTTGCAGCACTCCGCCCGCAGCTGGCGCGAGGGCGCCACGGCCGAGCCTCGGGTGCCGGTCGGGCTGGAGGTGCCGCGCGGGGTCGGGGCGGGTGAGCGGATGCGTGCGTGGCGGGGCCGCCACCGGCTCCGTGCCGCCCGCGCCGAGGCCTACTTCCTCTCCTCGCGGGCGCCCGAGCGTGGTCTTCCGGTGGCCCCGGCCAGCGCGGTCACCGGGTTCCTCGGCGAGCTGCTCGGCCACCGCCGCACCAAGGTGGCGCTGCTGCTGCTGGCCAACATCGCCGCGGCGGTGACGGGTCTGGTGGTGCCGCGCATCCTCGGGTCGCTGGTGGACCGCGCGGCCGGCGGCGACACCGTGCTGGCCGGGCTCAACGCGCTGGCCATCGCGGTGGCCTCGGTGGTGGTGCTGCAGTCGCTGCTCACCTTCGGTGCCCGGTTCTCCTCCGCGGTCGTCGGCCAGGACGTGCTGGCCTCGGCCCGGGAGAGCGTGGTCCGCACGGTGCTGGCCCTGCCGCTGGGTCGGGTCGAGAGCGCCAGCAGCGGCGACCTGGTCACCCGGGTGACCCGCGACGTCTCGGCCATGAGCAACTCCGTCCAGCACGCACTGCCCCAGGCGGTGATCGCCGGCGCCACGTCGGTGCTGACCATCGTGGCCCTGCTGCTCAACAGCCCGCTGCTGGCGGTGCCCTCGCTGATCGCGCTGGTGCTGGTCAGCGTGCCGGTGCGGCGCTACCTGCGTCACGCGCCCAAGGGCTACATCACCGAGGGCGGCACCTACTCCACGATCAACACCACCTTCACCGAGACGGTCGAGGGCGCCCGGACCATCGAGGCCCTCGGTCTCCAGCGCCACCGGATCTCCGCCGGCGACGACGACGTGGCCGAGTCCAGCCAGGCCGAGCGCTACACGATGTCGTTGCGGAACCTGATGTTCGGCTGGATCGACCTGGCCTACAACACCCCGCTGGTCGCGGTGGTGCTGGTCGGCACCTACGGCTACCAGCAGGGGTGGGTCAGCCTGGGCGAGATCACCACCGCGACGCTGTACGTGCAGGCGCTGGTCGAGCCGGTGGACCGGCTGATCGCCAACGTCGACCGGCTCCAGGTGGGTATCGCCTCGACCACCCGGCTGCTGGGCATCCGGCAGGTGCCGCAGGACCGCGAGCCCGGCGACGCGCGCCCGGACGGGGTCGACCTGCTGGCCCGCGACCTGCGGTTCGCCTACCGCGAGGGCCACGACGTCCTGCACGGGGTCGACCTGCGGCTGCGCCCGCGGGAGCGGCTGGCCGTGGTCGGCCCGAGCGGGTCGGGCAAGTCCACCCTGGGCCGGCTGCTGGCCGGCATCAACCGTCCGCGCACCGGGTCGGTGACCGTGGGCGAGGTCGAGCTGACCGAGCTGCCGCTGGACGTGCTGCGCACCGAGGTCGCGCTGGTCACCCAGGAGCACCACGTGTTCGTCGGCACCGTCCGCGACAACATCGTGCTGGCCCGTGAGGACTCCGCCGACGACGTGGTGGTCCGGGCGCTGCAGGCCGTCGACGCCTGGGAGTGGGTGGAGCGGCTGGAGAACGGGTTGGACACCATGCTCGGCAGCGGCCACACCAGCCTGACCCCGGCGCAGGCCCAGCAGATCGCGCTGGCCCGGCTGGTGGTGGCCGACCCGCACACCCTGGTGCTGGACGAGGCCACCTCGCTGATCGACCCGCGCACCGCGCGCGACGTCGAGGGCTCGATGTCGGGGCTGCTGGCCAACCGCTCGGTGGTGGCCATCGCGCACCGGCTGCACACCGCCCACGACGCCGACCGGATCGCGGTGGTGATCGACGGGCAGATCGTCGAGCTGGGCAGCCACGACGAGCTGGTGGCCCACGACGGGGAGTACGCGGCCCTCTGGCGGGCCTGGACGTCCTGA
- a CDS encoding alpha/beta hydrolase — MAGSAAGELVTATLDHDGGRQVTVYRPPMTPEAVVFAGDGQLIGPWGRDLGSTDAPPTMVVGVHRTPDEDEVVRLGEYSPTIAPERFAAHEAFFVGDVRDWVRTRLGVSLPAGRTAVCGVSAGGELALALGLRHPDVYGAVLSASPGGGFRPPSELPGPLPRVYLVAGTEEPFFLENATRWHDALQRARADVVLRERAGGHGDPFWRAELPLMVAWAFGPRVT; from the coding sequence ATGGCCGGCTCAGCAGCAGGCGAGCTCGTCACCGCGACGCTCGACCACGACGGCGGACGGCAGGTCACGGTGTACCGGCCGCCGATGACGCCCGAGGCCGTCGTCTTCGCCGGGGACGGGCAGCTGATCGGACCGTGGGGCCGGGACCTCGGGTCGACCGACGCACCACCCACGATGGTCGTCGGTGTGCACCGGACGCCCGACGAGGACGAGGTGGTGCGCCTCGGCGAGTACTCCCCGACCATCGCGCCGGAACGGTTCGCCGCGCACGAGGCGTTCTTCGTCGGGGACGTCCGCGACTGGGTCCGGACGCGCCTCGGCGTCTCCCTGCCGGCCGGGCGGACGGCGGTGTGCGGCGTGTCCGCCGGCGGGGAGCTCGCCCTCGCCCTGGGGCTGCGCCACCCGGACGTCTACGGCGCGGTCCTCTCCGCCTCCCCGGGAGGCGGCTTCCGGCCGCCCAGCGAGCTGCCGGGCCCCCTCCCTCGCGTCTACCTCGTCGCCGGCACCGAGGAGCCGTTCTTCCTCGAGAACGCCACCCGGTGGCACGACGCGTTGCAGCGGGCGCGCGCCGACGTCGTGCTGCGGGAGCGGGCCGGCGGGCACGGCGACCCCTTCTGGCGGGCCGAGCTCCCACTGATGGTGGCCTGGGCCTTCGGGCCCAGGGTCACCTGA
- a CDS encoding DinB family protein — translation MAIIPDTKDWTWVLQQPCADCGFDPTAVEWADLPGRLLAAATSVGAALGRPGARGRPDPSTWSVLEYGAHVRDVCGVMAERLQLLLTHDDPEYANWDQDATAVAERYAEQDPGRVGEELDAAAERLAGSFAAVRGDAWERPGRRSNGSVFTTWTLGVYALHDLEHHVWDVTRA, via the coding sequence ATGGCCATCATCCCGGACACCAAGGACTGGACCTGGGTGCTGCAGCAGCCCTGCGCCGACTGCGGCTTCGACCCGACGGCCGTCGAGTGGGCGGACCTGCCCGGACGGCTGCTCGCCGCGGCCACGAGCGTCGGTGCCGCCCTCGGCCGGCCCGGCGCCCGCGGACGACCCGACCCCTCGACCTGGTCGGTGCTGGAGTACGGGGCCCACGTCCGCGACGTCTGCGGGGTGATGGCCGAACGGCTGCAGCTGCTGCTCACCCACGACGACCCCGAGTACGCCAACTGGGACCAGGACGCCACCGCGGTCGCCGAGCGCTACGCCGAGCAGGACCCGGGCCGGGTGGGCGAGGAGCTGGACGCGGCGGCCGAGCGGCTGGCCGGCTCCTTCGCGGCCGTCCGCGGCGACGCCTGGGAGCGCCCCGGACGCCGGTCGAACGGCTCGGTCTTCACCACCTGGACCCTCGGCGTCTACGCCCTGCACGACCTCGAGCACCACGTCTGGGACGTCACCCGCGCCTGA